GCGTACTTCAATCACTTTGGCAGGATAAAGGATTATCCTGTTTTCAAACCAGGTGGGTTCCCTGTCTATGAATTGACAACTCAAGAGTTGTCGACGATCAAAGCCATCTTTGAGCAAATTATGAATGAAAAGGAAGGAAGGTTTGAGTTCAGAGATGATGCGATAAGAACACATATCCTTCAAATGATTCACAGCGCTATAAAGATGCGGCCCGCCACCAATACCATTCCGGAAAAAGTAAATGCAGCCGGAAGGATCGCTTCACTGTTTCTGGAATTGCTGGAACGTCAGTTCCCGTTAGAAAACAGTTCTTCCGAAATTCAGCTGCGCTCTGCGTCAGATTTCGCTTCGCAAATGGCCGTTCACGTCAACCATCTGAACAAATCAGTGAAAGAAATCACCAATAAAACCACGTCGGAGATCATCATGCAACGTCTGTTGCAGGAAGCAAAGATATTGCTGAAACATACAACCTGGCCTATATCTGACATTGCCTATGCACTTGGCTTCGAAGGGCCAACGCACTTCAGTGGTTTTATTAAACGACAGCTACAGCTGTCTCCTTCTCAATACCGGAACACTTAATATACATGTTCGTCTTTGTTGTATAATGTTGATTCCAGTAAATTGCATTAACAGGGATCCTTCCAAATGAACAGATTCGAAGTGTAATCAGGTAAACCCATAACTCTGATCCGGATATGCAGGCTGTTTATCCGCTGAGGTTTAAATTCGTTAAACTTTGTACGATATTGTTATCCTAAAGCATTATCTATCCATGTCTTACTTCCTTTCACGCAACAACTTCAATTCAGCTCCTTTATCCAGCCGGATTAACAGGTCTTTAAAATTATACGCAACTTTTTTCACTTCGTCACTATCATCATGGTCCCATAAGACGATTGAATAATCATTCTCTTCAAAATGACCATTTACATCAAAACAAAGTAATCCCCAATCACTCCAGTCAGCAAACGGAATATACCCTCTTTCAATAAGTTCTTCGGTCGGCCATCCGTGGAAAATCATTTTATGCTGATGTTCCAGCCAAGTATGTACCGGATGACTGCAAAAGGATGCTTCCGAGATATGTAATTCGTAGAAATGCTTATGCCGTAAAAACGTCTTGTAATCTTCCGGCAACTTATGACCGAGCTGCACTTCAAAAGACTCGATATCGCGCGCTGTCACGGTGCTATCTATCGGGAACCAGGTCCCCCAGTCGTCTTGCGACGCATAAGCCGGATCAGTCATCTCAGCGGCTATCTCACCCGGATATTTATTGAACTCATTTTCTACTACTATTTTTAAATGAGCATCAATAATGCTTATGATCGTTTCTGCATTTGTCACTGAATAAAATTTTATAAGTTACTGAAATAAAGAGGACATCCTGTTATCACAACTATCAGGTGTAACAATCCCGCCTGTTGTTACAGTTCCGCCTTCTAAGCGCGATTGATAACACAATATTACCAAGCATATTGACAGCAGCTCCACCAACTACTTAATTCATGAACTAATCTATACTGAATGTACCCAAAGCTATAATAATTGTTTCGCAGCCCTTACATCTGGCACAAATTATAACTTTAGATCCAGCATAAAATAAGCATCATTAAACCCATGCGTTATGTCCAGGTTCACGATTAATTAATTTTTACTAGTCGCTTCACTGGCTATTGATTGCATTAAATCCAAGGAGACACCTGCACCTACTCCCTTCCTGTATGAGATACACGCTAACAGGCATCCTATCTCAATTAGATACAGGCCCTGAAAAGAAAGTCTTTTACTTCGGTAACACCCCTATCGCAGTATGAAATTACCAAATGTTTATTTTGTATTTCATTCTTACTAGCCTGTACCATTATTGGAAAAATGGCCTATATTCACAACGCAATTTTAGAAAGGCCGTAATCGGCATCCTGGTTGAACCCTAGCTACAATATTATATACACTCCAGTGATGAATAACTTTTACGTGTCAGCGTATGAAACCCATTATAGATTACCCTAAAGCTCATAGTTAACCATTTAAATAATCAATCAAATGAAGACAACTATTCTCTATCGTTACCTGATCATTCTGTCAGTCGTATCAGGCGTTTTGTTTTCCTGTAGTAAAAAAGATATTGCACCCACACCGGCTGAAACAGCCGAAAACAATCCGGTTTTAAACTACATCAAGAAACTGGGTTACAACGAAAGCCAGATCAGGGATCTGGGCGATGAATACCTCGTCGATGAAGACATCTTATTCAGTAAAACCGGCACTCCTGACCTTTCTGTATTTGATGCCCCCAAAACAGAACAATACGGCACCGCCAACTATGTAGGATACAGTGTACAGCCTAACATCCTGGTGTATGTAGATCCGTCAATGAGCGGCTATCAGAGTGAGATCAACAGTGCGATCACTATCTGGAACAGTGTTGCGAACTGCAGGGTTAAATTTAATTTAACGACATCATCTGCCGGTGCACATATCCGTATTGTAAACAGTAATCTTGGAACAGGTGTTTGCGGTGCGGCCTATTTCCCTGTGAATGGCCAGCCTGGTTCACTGGTAAGGATCAACATTAACCAGATATCAGGTAACTCCTTTGAACAGCGTACACGCACCATTGCGCATGAACTCGGACATTGTATTGGTTTCAGACATACTAACTGGCAGTCCGGCGAAGGTCGCTCCGGCACCCTGCCTGACAATGGCGCTTACTATGATGCCATCCATATCCTGGGTACACCAACCGGTGGCGATGCAAGCTCGCTCATGAACGCCGGTCAATGTGGCATTGGCGCTACCGTTCTTTCTAATTACGATATCCTGGCAGTACAGTTCCTGTATCCTGCACAGGCCCCTGTAGCGGGTAGTGTGCCTGTATTCAGATACTACTCAAGGTTCACCAATCAGGACTATTTCTACACGATTGATATTAATGAACTGGGTAATGGGTCCAATGGTGGATATATCTTTGAAGGTATTGCCTTTTATGCGTTCTCCAGCCAGGTAGCTAACTCTTCACCTGTATACCGCTGGTTGCGTTCAGGTAATGACCATTTCTGGACAATATCCGCCACAGAAATTCCAGGCTCCAGTACACTGGAAGGTGTGGCATTCTATGCATATACATCTCCAATCAACAATTCTGTACCAGTTATCAGGTACTTCAGTCCTTCATACGGCGATCACTTCTATACGAAGAATCCAAATGAGCTTTCATCTATACCTGGTTACAACCAGGAAGGTGTGGCCTGGTATGCTTATTAACAGGCATGATCGTTACAACAAAGCCGGCATTGATAATGCCGGCTTTGTTATATTCTTTTATCAGCCATCCACTCCCCTGCTGCCATATTATTCCCATATTGGCCTACTTATATAGCATATTATGTAAATCTCTTCCCTTCCTGCACACTTTTCGGTAGCCCAAGGCTGAATAACCGGACCATTTAGATCTTGGTCTCACTGGTAGTGAGAATATATTTTACTAGGCTTTAATATCTCTTTTCAAGGTTGTTTAGCCGATGCCCTGCATACGGTACTGCTTTTATATTATTATTGTGCTGCGGGAGCATGTAAATGGGGTGCAGATAGGAGGCACTGATCATGCTCACAGCCATAGTAGCAATGAATTATCATAAATCATTAAATAGCAGAAAGGAAGAATAGTTATGTTTTATATCAGTGAAGTAAAGAAAACGCCACCTGTAGCATTTAAAACTGCCCTACACGAAATGGTATACACCACGTTGCAACAATTTGGTGTACCATATGAACGTGTGGAAAATGATGAGGCGATCACCATGGAAGATTGCATCCTGATCGATCAGCAGCTAAAGATGAAAACAGTAAAAACACTGTTCCTCTGTAACCGGCAGCAAACTGCTTTTTATCTGCTGGTCACCACGGCAGACAAGCCATTTATTACAAAAGACTTCAGCAGTGCAATGGAAATTTCCCGGGTATCGTTCGCTCCGGCTGATCTGCTCCTGTCTATGTTAGGCACTGTAGTGGGTGCCGCTACCATATACGGTATACTGCTGGACAAGGAAAACAAGGTACAGGTCGTGATAGACCAGGATGTACTCGCTGAAGAATGGTATGGCTGCAGTGACAGTACCACAACCGGCTACATGAAAGTACCTACTAACTGGATCATGAACGACTTCCTCCGGTTTGCAGCACATACACCGAAATTCATTCAGCTGTAGTATAATCAGATAAATTAAGATCATACCTGACAACGCATTCTCTCCGGAGGATGCGTTGTTGTTATATCATTGCTGTCAATCCCGCTTCCTGACATTTATCATAAAAGACTTTTTTGTCTCTTATTAAGAATGTTATAGCTTTGCATTCATAAACAGCGCGTTCGTTTAATATAATAAAAGACAAAAAGGTATTAATATATTAAATAAGATGACCACAGAACAGAAAGATATTGTATTAGCGACCGTTCCTTTCCTCAAGGAAAACGGCGTACAGCTGACCACGCATTTCTACAACAGAATGTTTCAGCATCACCCGGAATTAAAGAACCTGTTCAACCTGGGCAACCAGCAGCAGGGGAAACAACAGCATGCCCTAGCAGGAGCCGTACTGGCCTATGCGGAAAATATCAATGACCCGTCCGTACTATTACCTGTAATAGACCGTATCGGGCAAAAACATACCAGCCTGGATATCAAACCTGAACAATACCAGATAGTAGGTGAACATCTGCTGGCCTCCATTGGAGAAATACTGGGAGACGCGGCCACTCCGGAGATCCTGGGTGCCTGGAAGGCTGCCTACATGCAGCTGGCAGGGGTCATGTCAGGCTATGAAACACGGTTATATCAGCTGAAACAGAACATTCCATATAGTTGGAATGGATGGCGCACATTTAAAGTTGGAAAACGTGTGATGGAATCTGATGAGATCTGCTCTTTCTACCTGTATCCCGCTGATGGTGGAAAAGTTCCTGCTCATCAACCCGGCCAATATATCAGCCTGAAAATGTTCCTGCCTGCAATCAATCTCACCCAGATCAGGCAATATAGCTTATCTGACACGCCCAATAATGACTACTTCCGTATCTCTGTGAAGAAAGAAAAGGGGGCCACTATTGATACCAATGGCATGATCAGCAATGCGCTGCACGACCAGGCACCCGAAGGCACTGAAGTGATGCTGACAGCGCCATCAGGTAATTTCATCATACCGGCGGACCTCCGTCAACCAGTCATGTTCATCAGTGGAGGCGTCGGTGTCACTCCTTTTGTGAGCATGCTGCAACACGTGCTGGTACAGGAAAATCCGGTACCGGTTACCTGGCTACATGGCTGCAGGAACAGCAGTGTACATGCTTTCAAAAACTTTATCAACACACAGGCACAGCAAAACGCTCAACTCAAACAACACATCTTCTATAATACGGCGACGGAAACTGAATTAGCTGAAGGCATTCATACCGGTCACCTGGACCTGCATAAACTAACAGATCTGTCGCATACCAGCGACACGCTGTACTACGTATGTGGTCCTGGTCCTTTCATTGAAAAACAGGTACGTGATCTGAAATCCTTAGGGGTGGATCACGGAAGAATATTCTTTGAAGAATTCGGTCCGCAGGTATTACACGCGAACTAACTGGGCATAAAAAAGCGGATATATCTCATGCGTGATATATCCGCTTTCAGTTACATTTCGTCAGCATTCTTACTAACATGCAGCGGTGTCATCACCAACCATGATCTCATCTGAATTGTTTAGGTCGCTGATGCTGCGCCGCCTGTATCGCTATTTCTTCGATCCGCCGCTGTCTTGTTTCAGGTAGCTTCGCCAATACCAGCCACTGCAACAACATCTTTTTAACCGACTTACTCAGTCCTGTGAAGTAGTCCTTCGCGCCCGGATGTGCCTTTAATGCTTTTTGCAGATCACGCGGTACTACCAGTGCCTCTACCTCATCTAATACTGACCAGGAGCCGTTTTCCTTCGCCACAGCAATACTCGCATGCCCCGCATCTGTCATTAACCCTGCAGCGATCAACTCTTCTACTTTATCTTTGTTGATCTTCGACCATACACTATTCTTCTTCCGGCGACTAAAAAACTGCATAAACTGATCTCCATTGAGAGGTTTCGCCTTACTATCTATCCATCCAAAACAAAGTGCTTCTGTCACGGCCTCACTCCAGGTGATAGTCGGCTTATCTGCTGATTTCTTGTAATATACCAGCCAGACTGATTGCTCCTTATCATGATGCTCCTGCAACCATGCGCGCCATTCCTGACGGCTTGCCGGACAAATAGTCGCTACCTCGTTCTTTTGCATAGTGATCGATTATAGACCTGTAAGGTAACAGACTATTGTGACAACCCTATGTCAGTAGAGACAAACGCGATGAATAAAATATTACGCTAACCTGCTAATACTTCGCCTCACCTTTCAGATAGATCTGCTTCCTTTCTGTCTGTTTCTGGATACTCTTATAGATC
The DNA window shown above is from Chitinophaga agri and carries:
- a CDS encoding prolyl-tRNA synthetase associated domain-containing protein; this encodes MFYISEVKKTPPVAFKTALHEMVYTTLQQFGVPYERVENDEAITMEDCILIDQQLKMKTVKTLFLCNRQQTAFYLLVTTADKPFITKDFSSAMEISRVSFAPADLLLSMLGTVVGAATIYGILLDKENKVQVVIDQDVLAEEWYGCSDSTTTGYMKVPTNWIMNDFLRFAAHTPKFIQL
- the hmpA gene encoding NO-inducible flavohemoprotein yields the protein MTTEQKDIVLATVPFLKENGVQLTTHFYNRMFQHHPELKNLFNLGNQQQGKQQHALAGAVLAYAENINDPSVLLPVIDRIGQKHTSLDIKPEQYQIVGEHLLASIGEILGDAATPEILGAWKAAYMQLAGVMSGYETRLYQLKQNIPYSWNGWRTFKVGKRVMESDEICSFYLYPADGGKVPAHQPGQYISLKMFLPAINLTQIRQYSLSDTPNNDYFRISVKKEKGATIDTNGMISNALHDQAPEGTEVMLTAPSGNFIIPADLRQPVMFISGGVGVTPFVSMLQHVLVQENPVPVTWLHGCRNSSVHAFKNFINTQAQQNAQLKQHIFYNTATETELAEGIHTGHLDLHKLTDLSHTSDTLYYVCGPGPFIEKQVRDLKSLGVDHGRIFFEEFGPQVLHAN
- a CDS encoding YdeI/OmpD-associated family protein, translated to MQKNEVATICPASRQEWRAWLQEHHDKEQSVWLVYYKKSADKPTITWSEAVTEALCFGWIDSKAKPLNGDQFMQFFSRRKKNSVWSKINKDKVEELIAAGLMTDAGHASIAVAKENGSWSVLDEVEALVVPRDLQKALKAHPGAKDYFTGLSKSVKKMLLQWLVLAKLPETRQRRIEEIAIQAAQHQRPKQFR
- a CDS encoding M57 family metalloprotease, whose protein sequence is MKTTILYRYLIILSVVSGVLFSCSKKDIAPTPAETAENNPVLNYIKKLGYNESQIRDLGDEYLVDEDILFSKTGTPDLSVFDAPKTEQYGTANYVGYSVQPNILVYVDPSMSGYQSEINSAITIWNSVANCRVKFNLTTSSAGAHIRIVNSNLGTGVCGAAYFPVNGQPGSLVRININQISGNSFEQRTRTIAHELGHCIGFRHTNWQSGEGRSGTLPDNGAYYDAIHILGTPTGGDASSLMNAGQCGIGATVLSNYDILAVQFLYPAQAPVAGSVPVFRYYSRFTNQDYFYTIDINELGNGSNGGYIFEGIAFYAFSSQVANSSPVYRWLRSGNDHFWTISATEIPGSSTLEGVAFYAYTSPINNSVPVIRYFSPSYGDHFYTKNPNELSSIPGYNQEGVAWYAY
- a CDS encoding helix-turn-helix domain-containing protein, whose protein sequence is MNHNQKKELSKPETIEEYYASRPFLSTADVQKNAAHFNVFRIGEPNIEDISVPFGKKDYYKICIITGNSRIHYADKTFEVQEHGLLFANPQIPYNWEPISSSQQGFSCIFNEAYFNHFGRIKDYPVFKPGGFPVYELTTQELSTIKAIFEQIMNEKEGRFEFRDDAIRTHILQMIHSAIKMRPATNTIPEKVNAAGRIASLFLELLERQFPLENSSSEIQLRSASDFASQMAVHVNHLNKSVKEITNKTTSEIIMQRLLQEAKILLKHTTWPISDIAYALGFEGPTHFSGFIKRQLQLSPSQYRNT
- a CDS encoding SMI1/KNR4 family protein, translated to MTNAETIISIIDAHLKIVVENEFNKYPGEIAAEMTDPAYASQDDWGTWFPIDSTVTARDIESFEVQLGHKLPEDYKTFLRHKHFYELHISEASFCSHPVHTWLEHQHKMIFHGWPTEELIERGYIPFADWSDWGLLCFDVNGHFEENDYSIVLWDHDDSDEVKKVAYNFKDLLIRLDKGAELKLLRERK